In bacterium HR17, one genomic interval encodes:
- a CDS encoding S-methyl-5'-thioinosine phosphorylase: MRFGVIGGSGIATWDALTATREVTVSTRFGEATCYTGALGRKEVVFLLRHGKEHAVPPHRINYRANALAMKALGVQAVLATAATGALRSDLPVGTLLVPDQLLDWTRQRPLTLFDGDGAPVVHVDLTQPFCPTLRQHLKRAAEESGIAVRDGGCYVCGEGPRYETAFEVQLLARWGGDVVGMTVGTEATLFREAEICYAIVAVVTNFGAGIAPQLLSHAEVEAVMGQQLPKVLRLFERVIADYTFPDCPCRHALDLYGEPARKWLLS, translated from the coding sequence ATGCGGTTTGGGGTCATCGGTGGTTCAGGTATCGCGACATGGGACGCACTGACGGCGACGCGCGAGGTGACGGTTTCAACCCGTTTCGGTGAGGCAACTTGTTACACCGGAGCGTTGGGGCGGAAGGAAGTTGTCTTTTTGCTGCGGCACGGCAAGGAGCACGCTGTTCCGCCGCACCGCATCAACTACCGCGCCAATGCGCTGGCAATGAAGGCGCTGGGCGTGCAAGCGGTGTTGGCGACGGCGGCGACGGGCGCGTTGCGCAGCGATCTACCCGTTGGCACTCTGCTTGTCCCCGACCAACTGCTGGATTGGACGCGCCAACGCCCACTAACGCTGTTTGACGGCGATGGTGCCCCCGTCGTGCATGTGGACTTGACGCAGCCCTTTTGCCCGACCTTGCGCCAGCACTTGAAACGCGCCGCCGAAGAGTCGGGCATCGCAGTGCGTGACGGCGGTTGCTATGTGTGCGGGGAAGGTCCACGCTACGAGACGGCGTTTGAGGTGCAACTTTTAGCCCGTTGGGGCGGCGATGTGGTGGGCATGACGGTGGGCACGGAGGCGACGCTCTTTCGCGAGGCAGAAATTTGCTACGCCATCGTCGCTGTCGTGACCAACTTCGGTGCAGGCATCGCACCGCAACTGTTGAGCCACGCGGAAGTGGAAGCGGTGATGGGGCAACAGTTGCCGAAGGTGCTACGCCTTTTTGAGCGCGTCATCGCCGACTACACCTTTCCCGATTGCCCCTGCCGTCACGCCCTTGACCTTTACGGCGAACCTGCCCGCAAGTGGTTGCTGTCGTAG
- the greA gene encoding Transcription elongation factor GreA, with product MAQAKPPAPEEQFEEEGILITEEGKRALEAELQRLLERERKEVLEHIRESRKVGEFMEDTDYDDAKKEQAFIQGRIEELQQVLKMVKVVPKSKIPTHKVGFGSVVELTNLATGKKVTYRIVGPFEANPLEGKVSYQSPIGEALMHKKVGDTVEVKAPAGIVRYRVEKISR from the coding sequence ATGGCGCAAGCTAAACCCCCTGCCCCTGAAGAGCAGTTTGAAGAAGAGGGTATTTTGATCACGGAAGAGGGTAAGCGGGCGTTGGAGGCGGAACTGCAACGGTTGCTGGAGCGGGAGCGCAAGGAAGTGCTGGAACACATCCGCGAATCCCGTAAAGTCGGTGAGTTCATGGAAGACACCGACTACGACGACGCAAAAAAGGAGCAAGCGTTTATCCAAGGGCGCATTGAGGAGTTGCAGCAAGTCTTGAAAATGGTCAAAGTCGTGCCCAAAAGCAAAATCCCGACCCACAAGGTGGGTTTCGGGTCGGTCGTGGAACTGACCAACTTGGCGACAGGGAAAAAAGTCACTTACCGCATCGTCGGTCCCTTTGAAGCGAACCCGTTGGAAGGCAAAGTGTCCTATCAATCGCCGATCGGTGAAGCCCTGATGCACAAAAAGGTCGGCGACACTGTGGAGGTAAAGGCGCCAGCGGGCATCGTCCGCTACCGCGTGGAGAAAATCAGCCGCTGA
- the lysS gene encoding Lysine--tRNA ligase: MMAEQDALYQDRLAKLQRWRERGVDPFAVTRFDRTHQAADIERCFDALQGRTVRIAGRLTALRAHGKLTFADLLDGSGRIQLMARINTLGEEAYERFGDLDVGDIVGVEGGVLKTRTGETTVEVHKFWLLAKALHPIPEKWHGLRDVEVRYRQRYLDLIANPKVRDIFVKRSLIVRAVRQFLDERGFLEVETPILQPVYGGALARPFITHHNALDMDLYLRIAPELYLKRLIVGGFERVYEIGRNFRNEGVDARHNPEFTMLEAYQAYADYHDIMRLTEELIAFVAQKVLGTMTITYQGHAIDLTPPWRRIPLMEALREATGVNFLALRGDEERAREVGRQLGLSVEPTDHWGRVLDEALKKKVVPTLIQPTFLVDYPVEISPLAKRKPDDPTMTERFQGFIGGLEIANAFSELNDPLDQRERFEMQQRLRERGDVEAHPLDWDFVTALEYGMPPTGGLGIGIDRLTMLLTDSPSIREVILFPLLRPE, from the coding sequence ATGATGGCGGAGCAAGACGCCCTTTATCAGGACCGGTTGGCAAAACTGCAGCGGTGGCGCGAACGGGGCGTGGACCCTTTTGCCGTCACCCGCTTTGACCGCACCCATCAAGCCGCAGACATTGAGCGGTGTTTTGACGCGCTGCAGGGGCGAACGGTGCGTATCGCTGGGCGCCTCACCGCGTTGCGGGCGCACGGTAAGTTGACTTTTGCCGATTTGCTGGACGGGTCAGGGCGCATCCAATTGATGGCGCGCATCAACACGCTGGGCGAGGAGGCTTATGAGCGATTCGGTGACTTGGATGTCGGCGACATCGTCGGTGTGGAAGGTGGCGTCCTGAAGACCCGCACCGGCGAGACGACAGTGGAAGTGCACAAGTTTTGGCTGCTCGCTAAGGCGTTGCACCCGATCCCTGAGAAGTGGCACGGCTTGCGCGATGTGGAAGTGCGCTATCGGCAGCGCTATCTTGACCTGATCGCCAACCCGAAGGTGCGGGACATTTTTGTCAAACGGTCGCTGATCGTCCGCGCCGTTCGGCAGTTTTTGGACGAACGGGGTTTTTTGGAGGTGGAGACACCGATTTTGCAGCCCGTTTACGGGGGTGCGCTGGCGCGCCCCTTCATCACGCACCACAATGCCCTTGACATGGATCTGTATTTGCGCATTGCCCCTGAACTTTACCTGAAGCGGCTGATCGTCGGCGGTTTTGAACGCGTCTACGAAATCGGGCGAAACTTCCGTAACGAGGGCGTGGACGCCCGACACAACCCCGAGTTCACGATGCTGGAAGCCTACCAAGCCTACGCCGACTACCACGACATCATGCGGTTGACAGAGGAATTAATCGCCTTTGTTGCGCAGAAAGTGTTGGGCACGATGACCATCACCTACCAAGGGCATGCGATTGACCTGACGCCGCCATGGCGGCGCATCCCGCTAATGGAAGCGTTGAGGGAAGCGACAGGCGTGAACTTTTTAGCGCTGCGGGGTGACGAGGAGCGGGCGCGGGAAGTCGGGCGGCAACTGGGCTTGTCCGTGGAGCCGACCGACCATTGGGGTCGGGTGCTGGATGAGGCGCTCAAAAAGAAAGTCGTGCCGACGCTCATTCAGCCGACCTTCCTCGTAGACTACCCCGTGGAAATTTCACCGTTGGCGAAGCGCAAGCCCGATGACCCGACGATGACCGAGCGGTTTCAAGGCTTCATCGGTGGGTTAGAAATTGCCAATGCGTTCAGCGAGTTGAACGACCCCCTTGACCAGCGGGAACGATTTGAAATGCAGCAGCGGTTGCGGGAGCGGGGCGATGTGGAAGCCCACCCGTTGGATTGGGACTTTGTGACGGCACTGGAATACGGCATGCCCCCGACAGGCGGTTTGGGTATCGGCATTGATCGCTTGACGATGTTGCTAACGGATTCACCGTCCATCCGCGAGGTCATTTTGTTCCCGCTGCTGCGCCCTGAATGA
- the spoVD gene encoding Stage V sporulation protein D yields MAFVGMLLVGGTLAAWLFRLQVLSHSAAQRTAMRTWLRRVEVAPARGNIYSRNFRLLATCEPTYSVWADPQTLREAARREKTLRGLSPNALAHRLTTTLLTALDAPGVTASRVQRLLTCTTRNRGGAPVLVRFVWIARQLDGSAVRRLQATLRRPSRQLSPEWRVLKTGIGVCTELRRVYPYGRLAAAALGFVDWDNRGRYGVERSWDTTLRGRAGTVEQEVDASGQPIPQGYAAVVPSVPGDSLVLTLDEQIQQAADAVLDAAMAQYRPRAATAVVLEPHSGDILAIASKPDFDPNAYWRFPVQRFNNLALSFVYEPGSTLKPLIAAALLESGTVSDQTTTRCDGIWKTDGFVVRCWVVQRGIAAHGIETLADALCNSCNIAMARFALRLPYAQLYKTLTAFGLGRKMDAGMGYEERGWLDPPPVEAITTPAWQHRQACIAFGQGLMVTPLQLAVAYAALANNGLVVRPRIVRGIRDAQTGRVRWLKPQVIGAAVSPLTARKVREMLVNVVERGTGKRAHLSGVTVAGKTGTATKVVNGRYDPTKVVVSFFGFLPADRPRWVIGIVLDEPAYGKWGGEVAAPLFAALGRRILWRVQPPRPLSLSQHLTAPLFSSTATVE; encoded by the coding sequence ATGGCGTTTGTCGGGATGTTGCTGGTAGGGGGGACATTGGCAGCGTGGTTGTTCCGCCTGCAGGTCCTGTCCCACAGCGCCGCCCAACGCACTGCGATGCGGACATGGCTGCGCCGCGTTGAAGTCGCTCCAGCACGAGGCAACATTTACAGCCGCAACTTCCGCCTCTTAGCGACATGCGAACCGACCTATTCGGTGTGGGCGGACCCCCAAACCCTACGGGAGGCTGCCCGCCGCGAAAAAACGCTTCGCGGGCTCTCACCGAATGCCTTGGCGCACCGCCTCACAACCACGCTACTGACAGCGCTAGATGCCCCCGGCGTAACGGCTTCGCGAGTCCAACGGCTCCTGACATGCACAACGCGCAATCGCGGCGGCGCACCTGTCCTCGTGCGGTTCGTGTGGATCGCCCGACAATTAGATGGCAGCGCAGTCCGCCGCCTTCAAGCGACGCTGCGGCGCCCGTCACGCCAACTATCCCCCGAATGGCGTGTCTTGAAGACAGGCATCGGTGTCTGCACCGAGTTGCGCCGCGTTTACCCTTACGGACGGTTAGCAGCAGCCGCGTTGGGCTTTGTGGACTGGGACAATCGCGGTCGCTACGGCGTAGAGCGGAGTTGGGACACGACCTTACGGGGGCGTGCCGGAACAGTTGAGCAGGAGGTTGACGCTTCAGGACAACCTATCCCGCAAGGCTACGCCGCTGTCGTTCCCTCTGTGCCCGGCGATAGCCTCGTCCTCACTTTAGACGAGCAAATTCAGCAAGCCGCTGACGCTGTGTTGGACGCCGCGATGGCGCAGTATCGCCCCCGCGCCGCAACCGCTGTCGTCCTTGAACCGCATTCTGGCGACATTTTGGCGATAGCGTCCAAACCGGACTTTGACCCTAACGCTTACTGGCGGTTCCCTGTCCAGCGCTTCAACAACTTAGCCCTCAGTTTCGTTTACGAACCGGGCTCTACCCTCAAGCCACTGATTGCTGCGGCGCTGCTGGAATCAGGGACGGTGAGCGATCAGACGACGACGCGCTGCGACGGGATATGGAAAACCGACGGGTTTGTGGTGCGGTGTTGGGTCGTGCAACGGGGTATCGCCGCTCACGGCATTGAAACTTTAGCCGATGCCTTGTGCAATTCCTGTAACATTGCGATGGCACGGTTTGCGCTGCGGTTACCTTACGCCCAACTTTACAAAACCCTCACCGCTTTTGGCTTGGGGCGCAAGATGGACGCCGGCATGGGCTATGAAGAACGCGGCTGGTTGGACCCGCCGCCGGTAGAGGCGATTACAACCCCTGCATGGCAACACCGCCAGGCGTGTATCGCTTTTGGGCAAGGGCTAATGGTAACCCCGTTGCAGTTAGCAGTCGCTTACGCGGCTTTGGCAAATAACGGGCTGGTCGTCCGCCCGCGTATTGTTCGGGGCATCCGCGATGCCCAAACAGGGCGCGTTCGGTGGCTGAAACCGCAGGTCATTGGAGCCGCTGTTTCACCTCTGACTGCCAGGAAAGTGCGCGAAATGTTGGTGAATGTCGTGGAGCGTGGCACGGGTAAACGAGCGCACTTGAGCGGCGTGACCGTCGCCGGTAAAACGGGGACGGCGACGAAAGTCGTCAATGGGCGTTACGACCCGACCAAAGTCGTCGTCTCGTTTTTTGGCTTTCTGCCCGCTGACCGTCCCCGGTGGGTGATCGGCATCGTGTTAGATGAACCTGCCTACGGAAAATGGGGCGGTGAGGTCGCCGCGCCGTTGTTCGCCGCCCTCGGGCGGCGCATACTCTGGCGGGTGCAGCCCCCTCGTCCCCTGAGCCTTAGCCAACACCTCACCGCCCCGCTTTTTTCCTCCACGGCGACGGTGGAGTGA
- the rsmH gene encoding Ribosomal RNA small subunit methyltransferase H: MAVRDLQWLRRVQERRRREAPGAGARLHPPAMVNEVLAFLRVGEVKEGVFVDMTVGTGGHTLAILQTNPRVQVIGIDRDRTSLEVAAERLADYADRVTLIHGDMRDIRRLLMQVGVERVDGCLIDPGLSLWQLDSRRGFSVLDDAPLDMRFDPSAQRTAQSLLQSLSAAQLEEMFVHAGERRSDARRIAQAIVRERQHGLDLTAKALAELILKVKGVRGGRIHPATKVFMALRMAVNEELDALREGIKEGAQVLKQGGRFVVLSYQSLEDRTVKQTFQQLSQPLQGDERRPVLRLLTKSPVFPSLAERRTNPRARSCKLRAAERVR, encoded by the coding sequence ATGGCAGTGCGAGACCTTCAATGGCTGCGTCGCGTTCAGGAACGGCGGCGCCGAGAAGCCCCTGGAGCCGGTGCACGCCTGCATCCGCCGGCGATGGTCAACGAGGTCCTCGCTTTTTTGCGGGTGGGGGAAGTCAAGGAGGGTGTGTTTGTGGACATGACGGTGGGCACGGGTGGGCACACCCTTGCTATCTTGCAGACCAACCCGCGCGTGCAAGTCATCGGCATTGACCGCGACCGCACCTCCTTGGAAGTGGCTGCGGAACGGTTAGCCGACTACGCTGACCGTGTGACCCTCATTCACGGCGACATGCGGGACATCCGCCGCCTCTTAATGCAGGTCGGTGTGGAACGCGTGGACGGTTGTTTGATTGACCCTGGCTTAAGCCTGTGGCAATTGGACAGCCGACGCGGCTTCAGCGTGCTGGACGACGCACCTTTGGACATGCGCTTTGACCCGTCGGCGCAAAGGACCGCTCAATCGCTACTGCAATCTCTGTCGGCAGCGCAATTGGAAGAGATGTTCGTTCACGCCGGCGAGCGACGGTCCGATGCCCGCCGCATCGCTCAAGCCATCGTGCGGGAACGCCAACACGGGCTTGACTTGACGGCGAAAGCGTTAGCGGAGTTGATCCTGAAAGTCAAAGGTGTGCGGGGTGGGCGCATTCATCCGGCGACGAAGGTGTTCATGGCGCTGCGCATGGCAGTCAATGAAGAGTTGGACGCGCTCCGCGAGGGCATCAAAGAAGGGGCACAGGTGCTGAAGCAAGGGGGGCGGTTTGTTGTCCTCTCCTATCAGAGTCTGGAAGACCGCACGGTGAAGCAAACCTTCCAGCAGTTATCTCAACCGCTACAGGGCGACGAACGACGCCCGGTTTTGCGCCTTCTCACCAAGAGCCCTGTCTTTCCGTCATTGGCGGAGCGCCGCACCAACCCGCGTGCCCGCAGTTGCAAGTTGCGGGCGGCAGAGCGTGTGAGGTGA
- the mraZ gene encoding Transcriptional regulator MraZ produces MENLEAQQIVELRPDELFIGTVRYSVDDKGRVVVPVELRQRLGSEFYLTISPYDTVYLFAASDWQRYSQRLMEHYSANPQKLAPVVQRILGFANKVKVDGNWRFILPANLREACRLQKTVYFVGNGDRVELMNEEAYKQRASKVTAESVKELQAELGL; encoded by the coding sequence GTGGAGAACCTGGAGGCTCAGCAAATTGTAGAGCTGCGCCCAGACGAGTTGTTCATCGGCACCGTCCGCTACTCGGTGGACGACAAAGGGCGGGTCGTCGTGCCGGTGGAGTTGCGCCAGCGGCTGGGCAGCGAGTTCTACCTGACCATTAGCCCTTACGATACCGTTTACCTGTTCGCGGCGTCGGATTGGCAGCGCTACAGCCAACGGCTCATGGAACATTACAGCGCCAACCCGCAGAAACTGGCACCGGTCGTCCAGCGCATTTTGGGCTTTGCGAACAAGGTAAAAGTGGACGGAAATTGGCGGTTTATTCTGCCGGCGAACCTGCGGGAAGCGTGTCGGCTGCAAAAGACGGTGTATTTCGTCGGCAACGGTGACCGCGTGGAATTGATGAACGAAGAGGCTTACAAGCAAAGGGCAAGCAAGGTGACGGCGGAGAGCGTCAAGGAGCTGCAAGCCGAGTTGGGCTTGTAA
- the apbC gene encoding Iron-sulfur cluster carrier protein — MPVTETDILAALQQVRDPELHRDIVSLGMVRNIRIDGDRVTLELVLTTPACPFNEQMRQMAYEAVASVPGVREVELHVSAEVPRGVPEKTPLEGVRNIIAVGSGKGGVGKTTVAVNLAVALAHMGARTGLLDADIYGPNVPRMLGVRQPPDYDPETKKIVPVEAWGIRVMSLGFLVSEDQPVIWRGPILARALQQLLFDVAWGELDYLLVDLPPGTGDVQLSLAQLVPVTGAVIVTTPQDVAFYDAIKGLATFERLNVPVLGIVENMSYFICPHCGERTEIFRRGAVEAECQKRGVRFLGAVPLLPEVCEGSDLGYPIAAAQPDSPAARAFANIAAQLAAAVSVRNLSQPVTTG, encoded by the coding sequence ATGCCCGTAACTGAAACAGACATCTTGGCGGCGTTACAGCAGGTGCGCGACCCTGAACTCCATCGGGACATCGTATCGCTGGGCATGGTGCGCAACATTCGCATTGACGGCGACCGTGTAACGCTGGAGTTGGTTCTAACGACCCCTGCCTGCCCTTTCAACGAACAGATGCGCCAGATGGCTTACGAAGCCGTCGCGTCCGTGCCGGGCGTGCGGGAAGTGGAACTGCATGTCAGCGCGGAAGTCCCGCGCGGTGTCCCCGAAAAGACCCCTCTTGAAGGCGTGCGCAACATCATCGCCGTCGGTAGCGGCAAAGGCGGTGTCGGGAAAACGACCGTCGCTGTCAACTTGGCGGTCGCGTTGGCGCACATGGGCGCTCGCACCGGGCTGCTGGATGCGGACATCTACGGACCTAATGTGCCGCGTATGCTGGGTGTCCGTCAACCGCCAGACTATGACCCAGAAACGAAAAAAATCGTCCCCGTAGAAGCGTGGGGTATTCGGGTGATGTCGCTGGGCTTTTTGGTCAGCGAAGACCAACCCGTCATCTGGCGCGGACCTATCTTGGCACGGGCGCTGCAGCAACTGCTGTTTGATGTCGCATGGGGCGAGTTGGACTACCTGTTGGTGGACTTGCCGCCAGGAACGGGCGATGTCCAACTGTCACTGGCGCAATTGGTCCCTGTCACAGGCGCTGTCATTGTCACGACCCCGCAAGATGTCGCCTTCTACGACGCCATCAAAGGCTTGGCAACTTTTGAACGGCTCAATGTGCCCGTGTTGGGCATCGTGGAGAACATGAGTTACTTCATCTGTCCGCACTGCGGGGAACGGACGGAAATTTTTCGCCGAGGCGCCGTGGAAGCCGAGTGCCAAAAGCGGGGTGTGCGGTTCTTGGGCGCTGTCCCGCTGCTCCCCGAGGTCTGTGAAGGAAGCGACTTAGGCTACCCTATCGCAGCCGCGCAACCCGACTCGCCCGCCGCGCGAGCGTTCGCAAACATCGCTGCTCAACTAGCAGCCGCTGTCAGCGTTCGCAACCTCTCTCAGCCGGTGACGACAGGTTGA
- the alsB gene encoding D-allose-binding periplasmic protein, with protein MVCRRYWIVLSAVVTICACLGAAPAFKTKKPGQTVLIAGIGKSLHAYWREVELGMRAAAKKLRGCRVRWFVPSKEDVRAQVSTFESLLAQGVDGIVIGPSNPAAIKGAVQRALSAGVPVVTFDTDAPDSGRLLYIGTDNYKAGYEAGKVMVKVLNGRGKVAICTGSLTALNSVQRIDGFKAALKGTQVQVVEVYNDNEDRAKALANAQAALQRYPDLAGFFGVYAFNGPACAQAVKMMGRAGKVKIVCFDTTAEHMQLIRQGLITATIGQRPFMMGYRSAEILYRMVTEGVDKVLRDLKLDRLPPEKRQIDTGIDVVTKATMNAYRKRLLQLGIPVQGW; from the coding sequence ATGGTGTGCCGACGGTATTGGATAGTCCTGTCAGCGGTCGTTACCATCTGCGCGTGCCTCGGAGCGGCGCCGGCGTTCAAGACGAAAAAGCCGGGGCAAACCGTTCTCATCGCAGGCATCGGCAAATCTCTCCATGCCTACTGGCGCGAGGTGGAGTTGGGCATGCGGGCAGCGGCGAAGAAATTGAGAGGTTGCCGAGTTCGTTGGTTTGTCCCGTCCAAAGAGGATGTGCGGGCGCAAGTGTCCACTTTTGAAAGTCTCCTCGCGCAAGGTGTGGACGGTATCGTTATCGGTCCGTCTAACCCCGCCGCCATCAAGGGCGCAGTCCAGAGGGCGCTCAGTGCCGGCGTCCCTGTCGTCACTTTTGACACCGATGCGCCTGACAGTGGGCGGCTCCTTTACATCGGCACCGACAACTACAAGGCAGGCTACGAAGCGGGCAAGGTCATGGTCAAGGTCTTGAACGGCAGGGGCAAGGTCGCCATCTGCACCGGCTCGCTCACAGCCCTCAACAGCGTCCAACGGATAGATGGGTTCAAAGCGGCGCTAAAAGGCACGCAGGTGCAGGTCGTGGAAGTCTACAACGACAACGAAGACCGTGCCAAAGCGTTGGCGAACGCCCAAGCCGCATTGCAGCGCTACCCAGATTTGGCGGGCTTTTTCGGTGTTTACGCCTTCAACGGTCCGGCGTGCGCTCAAGCCGTCAAGATGATGGGCAGAGCAGGCAAGGTGAAAATCGTCTGCTTTGACACGACCGCCGAACACATGCAACTCATCCGACAAGGGCTCATCACGGCGACCATCGGGCAACGCCCCTTCATGATGGGCTATCGAAGCGCCGAGATTTTGTATCGCATGGTCACTGAGGGCGTGGATAAAGTCCTGCGTGATTTGAAGTTGGACAGACTACCGCCCGAAAAGCGCCAGATTGACACGGGCATTGATGTCGTCACCAAAGCCACCATGAACGCCTATCGCAAGCGGCTGCTCCAGCTGGGCATCCCTGTGCAGGGTTGGTGA
- the sodA gene encoding Superoxide dismutase [Mn], whose product MPFELPQLPYPYDALEPYIDAMTMEIHHQRHHGTYTNNLNAALQKHPELEGKTIEELLSGLQTIVPEDIRTTVRNNGGGYLNHTIFWTIMAPAGKGGGGEPTGELADAINKQWGSFQAFKEAFSQAAITLFGSGWAWLCVDAEGALTIIQTPNQDNPIMPYYPQGLKPIMGIDVWEHAYYLKYQNRRPEYVQNWWNVVNWQEVARRYAEAKTKK is encoded by the coding sequence ATGCCGTTTGAACTGCCACAATTACCCTACCCTTATGACGCTTTGGAGCCCTACATTGACGCCATGACGATGGAAATTCACCATCAACGCCATCACGGCACATACACCAACAACCTGAACGCTGCCCTCCAAAAACACCCCGAACTGGAAGGCAAAACGATTGAGGAATTGCTCAGCGGCTTGCAGACAATCGTCCCCGAGGATATCCGCACGACCGTCCGCAACAACGGTGGCGGCTACTTAAACCACACCATCTTTTGGACCATCATGGCGCCTGCCGGCAAAGGAGGCGGCGGCGAGCCGACAGGCGAATTGGCAGACGCCATCAACAAACAATGGGGCAGTTTTCAAGCCTTCAAAGAGGCGTTCTCGCAAGCCGCTATCACCCTGTTCGGTTCGGGCTGGGCGTGGTTGTGCGTGGACGCCGAGGGCGCGTTGACCATTATCCAAACGCCCAACCAGGACAACCCCATCATGCCCTATTACCCGCAAGGTTTGAAGCCCATCATGGGCATTGATGTCTGGGAGCACGCTTACTACCTGAAGTATCAGAACCGCCGCCCCGAGTATGTGCAGAACTGGTGGAATGTGGTCAACTGGCAGGAAGTCGCCCGCCGCTACGCCGAAGCGAAAACCAAGAAGTAA
- the sodB gene encoding Superoxide dismutase [Fe], whose product MPFRRLQAKDWAKIKPSLHKMDGISEKTMIEHYALYRGYVAKFNEIMEAIENLPPAELTPPRPNPTYSLIRVLKVELTRAIGGVKNHELYFSNLGGKGGEPPKELREQLVKDFGSVERFMQEFKATGIAARGWAWLAWDYDFERLLIYIGDEQNTFPVWNAVPVMALDVFEHAYFIDFGTRKADYIDTFFRNLDWDDVAARFEEVRRVAPSAPRFRVQFAS is encoded by the coding sequence ATGCCCTTCCGCCGGCTGCAGGCGAAAGATTGGGCGAAAATTAAGCCGTCCCTGCACAAGATGGACGGCATCTCGGAGAAGACGATGATTGAGCACTACGCCCTTTATCGCGGTTATGTCGCCAAGTTCAACGAAATCATGGAAGCCATTGAGAACTTGCCCCCCGCCGAGTTGACACCGCCCCGCCCCAACCCGACCTACAGCCTCATCCGCGTGCTCAAGGTGGAACTGACCCGCGCTATCGGGGGCGTCAAAAACCACGAACTCTATTTCAGCAACTTGGGCGGCAAAGGGGGCGAACCGCCTAAAGAGTTGCGGGAGCAACTCGTCAAGGACTTCGGGTCAGTAGAACGGTTCATGCAAGAGTTCAAGGCGACGGGTATCGCGGCGCGCGGTTGGGCATGGCTGGCGTGGGACTACGATTTTGAGCGCCTGCTGATTTACATCGGTGACGAGCAAAACACTTTCCCCGTCTGGAACGCTGTGCCCGTCATGGCGCTGGATGTCTTTGAGCACGCCTACTTCATTGACTTCGGGACGCGCAAAGCCGACTACATTGACACCTTCTTCCGCAACTTGGACTGGGACGATGTGGCGGCGCGGTTTGAAGAAGTGCGCCGCGTCGCCCCGAGTGCGCCCCGTTTCCGCGTGCAATTTGCATCGTGA
- the garK gene encoding Glycerate 2-kinase, whose product MTILIAPDSFKGSASARQAVQAIADGLRIALPDAHFDLVPMADGGEGTVEALVAATGGHIVRCTVTGPLGEPVEAFFGVLGDGATAVIEMAAAAGLHLVPPQKRNPLVTTTYGVGELIKAALDAGCRRLIVGIGGSGTNDGGAGMAQALGAKLLDEHGNDIGFGGGALSRLARIDLSGMDKRVWDAEIWVACDVTNPLTGPQGASAVYGPQKGATPDMVRQLDANLRHYAAIIRRDVGVDVETVAGAGAAGGLGAGLMAFCRAKLRRGVALVIDAVRLDERVQRADIVVTGEGKLDFQTGFGKVPHGVAQVAKRYGKPVIALVGQLGDGAERCREWGIDACFTILSKPMTETEAMENALTLLRRTAEELGWLLRRWLVCG is encoded by the coding sequence GTGACCATTTTGATCGCGCCCGACAGCTTTAAAGGCAGTGCCAGCGCGCGCCAAGCCGTCCAGGCTATCGCTGACGGTTTGCGCATTGCGCTGCCAGATGCCCACTTTGACCTTGTGCCGATGGCGGACGGCGGCGAAGGGACGGTGGAAGCACTTGTCGCCGCAACAGGGGGACATATCGTCCGCTGCACCGTCACAGGACCGTTAGGCGAACCCGTAGAAGCGTTTTTCGGTGTGCTGGGCGATGGCGCGACGGCGGTCATTGAGATGGCAGCGGCAGCGGGATTACACCTCGTTCCGCCGCAGAAACGCAACCCGTTAGTGACGACAACTTACGGTGTCGGTGAACTCATCAAAGCGGCGTTGGATGCAGGCTGCCGTCGGCTCATCGTCGGCATCGGAGGGAGTGGGACAAACGACGGTGGGGCAGGCATGGCGCAAGCGTTGGGCGCAAAGTTGCTGGACGAACACGGCAACGACATCGGATTTGGCGGCGGCGCGCTGAGCCGATTGGCGCGTATTGACCTTTCAGGCATGGACAAACGGGTGTGGGACGCAGAAATTTGGGTCGCATGCGATGTGACGAACCCGTTAACGGGACCGCAAGGGGCATCGGCGGTTTATGGACCGCAAAAAGGCGCGACGCCTGACATGGTGCGGCAGTTGGATGCTAACTTGCGTCACTACGCTGCTATCATTCGGCGCGATGTGGGCGTGGATGTGGAAACGGTGGCGGGAGCGGGAGCAGCAGGCGGATTGGGTGCGGGGTTGATGGCGTTTTGTCGCGCAAAGTTGCGGCGCGGCGTGGCGTTGGTCATTGACGCTGTGCGGTTGGACGAACGCGTGCAGCGCGCCGACATCGTCGTCACAGGTGAAGGTAAATTGGACTTTCAAACGGGGTTTGGCAAAGTGCCCCACGGCGTCGCGCAAGTCGCCAAACGCTACGGCAAACCCGTTATCGCGCTGGTCGGGCAATTGGGCGACGGAGCAGAGCGGTGCCGCGAATGGGGTATTGACGCTTGCTTCACCATCCTGTCCAAACCGATGACCGAAACCGAAGCGATGGAGAACGCGCTGACGCTGCTGCGGCGCACCGCTGAAGAGTTGGGTTGGCTGTTGCGGCGATGGCTGGTTTGTGGCTAA